The following proteins come from a genomic window of Pseudomonas sp. J452:
- a CDS encoding NAD(P)H-hydrate dehydratase has product MSLAQDLLPLPLYTAAQVRELDARLIAAGTPGFELMQRAAHAAWRALRRRWPQAGEVSVLAGSGNNAGDAYLLAALAHKAGWAVRVLALGEPARLSGDAALAFGEARAAGVAIETWQVETELRGIVVDGLLGTGFQGALRAPYAAAIEQINGSGLPVLALDIPSGLHADNGQVAEQAVRADLTVSFIGLKLGLFTGDAPDWIGDLQFDDLQADPQLLAAQPCTALRLAGAQVPRLAPRSRTAHKGLFGHVLVVAGDRGFGGAALLAAESALRSGAGLVTLATRGEHVAASLARRPEIMCMATDSTYQLPRLCEQADVLVVGPGLGRQAWGRSLLSAVAASPRPQVWDADALNLLAEGAVELPADSVLTPHPGEAARLLGCTTAEVQVDRPAAALALAQRYQAVVVLKGAGSLIAAPDGRLLLADRGHPAMAGAGLGDVLAGLIGALRGQGLDAFAAAALGVWLHASAGQLLGAGGRGLAASDLIPTIRQLLEEHCACLP; this is encoded by the coding sequence ATGTCGCTTGCCCAAGACCTATTGCCCCTGCCGTTGTATACCGCCGCCCAGGTGCGTGAGCTGGATGCGCGGCTGATCGCCGCCGGTACGCCCGGCTTCGAGCTGATGCAGCGCGCCGCCCATGCCGCCTGGCGCGCGTTGCGCCGGCGCTGGCCGCAGGCGGGGGAGGTCAGCGTGCTGGCCGGCTCGGGTAACAATGCCGGCGACGCTTATCTGCTGGCGGCGCTGGCACACAAGGCCGGCTGGGCGGTGCGGGTACTGGCGCTGGGCGAGCCGGCGCGACTGAGCGGCGATGCCGCCCTGGCCTTTGGCGAGGCGCGTGCCGCCGGGGTGGCGATCGAAACCTGGCAGGTCGAGACTGAGCTGCGCGGCATCGTGGTCGATGGGCTGCTCGGCACCGGTTTCCAGGGTGCGCTGCGTGCGCCCTATGCCGCCGCCATCGAGCAGATCAACGGCAGCGGCCTGCCGGTGCTGGCGCTGGATATTCCCTCCGGGCTGCATGCCGATAACGGCCAGGTCGCCGAGCAGGCGGTGCGCGCCGACCTGACGGTGAGCTTTATCGGCCTCAAGCTCGGCCTGTTCACCGGCGATGCGCCGGACTGGATCGGCGATTTGCAGTTCGACGACCTGCAAGCCGATCCGCAGCTGCTGGCAGCACAACCCTGCACGGCGCTGCGCCTGGCGGGCGCCCAGGTGCCGCGCCTGGCGCCACGCTCGCGTACCGCCCACAAGGGCCTGTTCGGCCATGTGTTGGTGGTGGCCGGTGATCGCGGCTTCGGTGGTGCGGCCCTGCTGGCGGCGGAAAGCGCCCTGCGCAGCGGGGCTGGCCTGGTGACGCTGGCAACCCGCGGCGAGCATGTGGCCGCCAGCCTGGCACGGCGCCCGGAAATCATGTGCATGGCTACCGACTCGACCTATCAGCTGCCGCGCCTGTGCGAACAGGCCGATGTGCTGGTGGTCGGCCCGGGCCTGGGTCGCCAGGCCTGGGGGCGTAGCCTGCTCAGTGCGGTGGCGGCCAGCCCGCGGCCGCAGGTGTGGGATGCCGATGCGCTCAACCTGCTGGCCGAGGGGGCGGTCGAGTTGCCGGCCGACAGCGTGCTCACCCCGCACCCCGGCGAGGCGGCGCGGCTGCTCGGTTGCACCACGGCCGAAGTGCAGGTCGATCGGCCGGCGGCGGCGCTGGCGTTGGCGCAGCGCTACCAGGCCGTGGTGGTGCTCAAGGGTGCCGGCAGCCTGATCGCCGCCCCCGACGGTCGCTTGCTGCTGGCCGATCGTGGCCATCCGGCCATGGCCGGCGCCGGCCTCGGCGATGTGCTGGCCGGGCTGATCGGTGCGCTGCGCGGCCAGGGCCTGGACGCCTT